The nucleotide sequence TGCCCGGTTTGAGTTACAGCCGCCAACGATGCCACGAAAAATGAGAAGTGTTTTGGATTAACGCGAACAACGTCTGGGCGCCACCgacgcgccgcggcgcggcgtctgtGAACCGAAAGTTTGTTTGCATCGCCGATTTCGACGCGATCGGAAAGACGATTAGCTAGATGCTTTAGCATTCCCGACTCGCGAAAGCTCTCAAAACCGGTATGAAAATTTCATGGAATTTGGGAGAGATTCTGGATTGAAATGATTTAAGGAAGCTGAATGGACCGCTCGAAATAGGCGGACGAACAGTGGAAGGATTAAATATTGAACGCGGGAGCTGGAATAAGCGAGTATGATGGCGCAGTTGTTTAACTCACTGCCACGTCAACAAGCTCGGAAGTTTCGTAAGATCGAAGTATTTTTATTTGATCAAATTGAAATTACAAAGTGAAGTTGTACCACATCAATTTGTTCTTCAACATTCTACGTTTTGTGTACCTTAACCCTAATATGCTTAAGGGAGGGTGGTAGAATGTCCACAGAATTTTAAACATGTATATTTGTTCTGCGAATGTTCTTTTATCaatcttttatattttattcgtggCGGCACTTAAATGTATCATTTAACAGTATTGCATAAATAAGTATATAAGAAACGATAGTATTTGTAGCACTTTTTCTTACATGGATACAGAATGACCCTCCCTTAAGTAGTCCGTAAACCTTCTAATATCATAAACGTTTTAAGGTTgactaaaattaagaaattataatatcCTAATAATaggaatttataatataataattataataattttctgAGCAAATAATTGCGTCATCTCTTTATGGCGGACGAtgtggcagtcaaagtgttgaaAATATCGGTACATCAAAAAATTAACCGATGTTTATAATGAAAAACAAATGTAtagagaaatgaagaaatgttagTATATATTCCTTCCTGTAATGTCGGAAGCAATATTTTAGTATTCGGTCAGACTGCGAAGTTAAATAGGACTTGATttgcaataaataaaattgCTCCCCTTTCTCGGTAAGAGGGTTAAGTTGGCGATAGTAATTTGATTGGACGGCGAACTGCAAGGGGAATTTTAAACTTCGAAAACTATCTTAAGAAGATCGGAGTCAAAGAGACGATGAAAAAAGAGTACGTTTACTAACTGTAGCATTTTCGAAGTTGTAACTACGCAAAGTAAAGTGAAAAGATCTTCACTTTTTTTGAAAATGTTCCTCTCTCGTATGCATTTTGTGAACCGACATGTACTAATAAACAGTCAGCGGagtttcatgcaaaataaaaattgcccgcgtcgattgcaagaaatagaaactacgTAGAAAGGACTttcttgtttcaataatttccaATAAATTAGAACTAATATATTGACGCTTCAAAATTCTTTCAATCttcttaatattttaaattgcaactacaCAATTGtgctataaatacataaaatccgcaatctactaaTAAACATAATCACCAACTGTAAATTCGTCTGAATTTATTACAGTAACGTTAAAATTCTCAATTTTTCTTTCATGCGAATTACGAACTCTATCTATTTTTAAAATTTGGAGATCGCCTTAATTTCAGTTGCACCATTCATATTTATTCTATCATACGTCGAACAAATCATCGAAACACTACCACAGAAAGATCAAGAATTTCACAATATTTAAAACACAGAATTTATGGAATTTCGTCAGAAGTTGTACAATGACCGAACGAAATCTCGTCTCCGAATGCTACGAAATCAATTTACGAATCTTAATTTGCCTCTATGAAGCGGTCCGAATAGCGTAACAACAGTCTGGAATTCTCCGGACAGCAAGCGCAAAGGAGGTGCACTGATGAACGTAATAAACAACTGCAGATATCAAAGTAATGATCCAATTCCCTGAATCGATGAGGGAACAATAATAGAGATATTACCGTTCGAATAAAACACAACGGGAGAAACGATACATTTGTGCGGGTCGTCGGGAGGCAGCGTACGGCCCGTAATGATTTACTTGATCGATTCCTGATAACGAATCGATGGTCGTTAGCAGCTGGTGTCCGCGTAAGCAGCCATTAGCACGTCTTCAACTTCCCGGGTCAATAATTTATTCGTCCGCCGCCGCGGGAGTCAAATTTCCAATAACGGCCAATGAAAATTTTATCTTAACTGGAGAATAAGAACTGGCTGATTAGGTATCAGCGTGACGCTGATACAGCGGTCGAAAGTGTGAACGCGTTTATGCAGCGGAGGCGCCGCCGTTATCGATGCACCGGTCACCGGGAAACACGCTTCGGAAATATATGATACCACTGTTGCCCAGTCATCCGTTCGCAGCACAGTAATTAGAGCCTAGGCCGTTCCGTTCGAGATCCTGCCGCCTCGAAATCGTACGGTCGTCTTTTTTTCATTGCTCGATTACCGCATAAACAACATCGTCGCCTTTTCCGACTGGCATCTCGTCACGCAATTAAGCAGCTTAAACGATACTTATCTATTTTATCGCCGGAGATGATTAGCTCGCCGATCGATTACCTCGATCAGATTCCAGTCTCTTTCATGCATCTAACGAGAACCGATTACTGTAAATCGGTCCGACCGAAGATCAAACTTGAACAGCTTCGCGATATTTCGTTGTAGCAAGGTGAATGGTAATTTCTGGTAATTCCGAGGAATTCGCAAGAGAGAATTTTCGCGGGGATCGTCGCAGGAATCgtcgcgggggggggggggggggggcaaagaAGATCTCCGTGttacaaaacaaacgtgtttattTCTCATGGTTCGTCGCATGAAATGGAAAGTGGcagttaatttaataattatgtaacaGATCGTGGATACAATAATGCGTGATCCGATGAGCGTatttacaataatacaatacaatcaatttgaagtagtcGCAAAGACCGCGAAGTTCTAGGGACGCGCTCAAAACGCGACCGGTGCCTACCGTTATTAGGCGTACCAACGAGTAAAATCGATTGCTATCCACCGATACCGATAAATAACCTGCTCACGAGGAGATCCGATCTTCGCCGGAGATTATGcgatttttattcaaagcgAAGAAAACATAGCATTGGCTCGCGCATTGAAACGTCCGTCGTTGGACCGTGGATTTTACGCGACGACGTCATTTAACGACGAAAATGAATACGCGCGAAACGATCGGGAATCgacttattcaaattattaggaAAAAAGTAAACGCGCTGTTTATTGCAATCTGCGGTATGCGCGAAGATCCACGGTCCAATCgtaataataaagaaaatactGCAACAAAACTGAAAGGATACTAGAGCGTTTAGTATGATTCTGCACGATGCTCGGCTCGCATCTCGCGTCAAATTAAATCGTCGCACGATTAAAAAGGATAAAGACGGAACGGGTGGATCGCTCATTGGTACGCCTAATCATTTACAAGTGCGGCTGACCCGTCCCCGGTGTGCTCGAAAAAGTGTGCGTGAGTATTTACAACGTTAGATATACACAGTATTTACACAGAGAATTCTCTCACTTACGGACTAATAAGCGTTTGGCGACCGTTGCTTTAACCAAAGACAGTCGTGAATCTTAGGAACGAGGTCTCGCTAGAGACTTCTGTCTTTTCTCTCATTTCTATctactatctctctctctctctctctctctctctctctctctcgctctctctctctctctccccctttcaTTCTTGTGCTCTGTGCCCAGTTTTGTACCAGGTAATCCATCTTCTTCTCCTTTCTCTTTTGTCGaacctctcgctctctctctctcgttctctctctctctctcgttctctctttttcACACACTCTCTATATCACGAAttgacaaacaaacgacaggAATGAGAACTACGGATACGCAGTCGCTCCGTCTCCCGGACGGAAAAAATATATACGATTAGTACGAAGGAAAGTTCATCCCGGGATCCGGAGTTCACACAGCAGCGTATCATTCTCGTCTGATCTCATGTTTCTTATCGGCGAGACGGGttacgacggcggcggcggttgGCTCGACTGTCCTCGGTCGCTATTGCATTCGTCTCTGCATCGGATTAGAAAATACAACGTCgcagaaattaaaaaaagaaacaacgaTCGAACAAGATTCTCTGTCGCGGAAATGTTTCGTGCCTCGGGGCGCGCCCACCAAAATCATCGAGTTCACCCCGAAGTTCGTTCCCGTCGGAAACTAACGAAGAACAGACGACTAGTCgcaattaaattcaaatatttgccGGAACAGAACGATTTTTGTCGGACAAGCCGAAGTACGAACGAAACGGACGGTTCAGAAGCCGATCAGTGTAAGTCCGTTTCTCTTCGAGAATTAGTTAAGCGATGCAAACACGTATTTATCGTAGGATCTTTCGGTCGATAAATCAATGTATAGTGAATTTCTTTATAAATAAAAGATAGCGGTACTTTTACGGTTCTAtactgatatttaaacgaaaatcCTCCAAAACGACTATAttcgtatatttatattttctattatttctaatatagaagtaTGCAAACACGATATTTTGtgaagtttttgtttaaatatcagaaagaaatgtaaaagttactctgTCACGACTAATTTGCGAAATACTTGGACTTAGGCTTCCGAGCCGACCAAATAAACGTAAAAAATTAGAATCTCGTCGCTGCCGCACCAATTCGCAGGGAAACTAAATCAATTCTTTTCGAAAGCGACGAGTTTCGGCGTAACAACAATTTCGCCGCGAGCATTGTCGGTCGATGTGTCAGAAATTAGGACGGCGAAGTAAATTAAATCCGAAACTAAGCGCGCTTTTAACCGTTTCAAAGTATTAGGCTGTCGGGGTGAATGCTCTTCATTCGATCGGAAGTATGAATGCGCCGGAATGCGGCGCGAAGCGCGAACCATAGCTGAAATTGAAGTTACGCGAAGCACGCCGGTTGCACGGTTAatggaaaatgaaaatattaattacacGCAAATATGGCGGCCGATGAAACCTTTTGTAACAAATTTCGCGTGATCGGAGGCGCGCGACCCCGTCGTCGCGACGCAGGGAAACGTGATTTCGAAACTTTTTCCTCGTTAACGGGTGTGCGCCCAAAATTCCAAGCGAGCTTGCACAAGTCGCGGACACCTGTACAAAGACTAAAACGCTGTCGCGTCGGGAGATTAATTACCGGATAACTTAAAACACTGCGATTTCGAAGAACTCGACCCGAGAGTTTGCAACCGGGTCGTTCGAGAAAATTAGCCGGTGAAAACACAAAGAACCGTGCGTTCGCGTTTAAGAGGAAAGAGAAAACGGGACGTCGCCGAAATAATTGAAGGGTCGGCGATAAGCCGCGACGAACAAAAAAGTTTCGCGGAACTTTCCGGCGAATAATCGACGCTTCGCTCGAGGGTGACGCGCGATTTAAAGACAGCCCTCCAATTATTTCCAGGCCGCGTTGCCGAAAACAAGTTGCCCCGCAGTTTAATTGGAACGAAAATTTCGTAACGACCCGGCGACGACTTCAGTTCCGCTTTGTCGGGGTGCTGACAAAAATCCGGCGACGCGCGCGGGCGGTCCGCGTAACAAACGAGCGCGTTCGCGGGGGCATTAGCGGAAAATTAAGAACGTAAGTTGGCATGCCTCGTGAAATCCCATCGAGCCGTTCCATCGGGTAAAaagcaaaataataaataacgaaCACGGGGGCAAGAGAAGAAGGCCGAACTGCCGACCGTTGCGATCGATCGCGGCCGGGTCTCGGCGAGTTCCACGAGGCGGAATGGGATCGAGAGGGTATCGCGATCGTTACGCGATCATTTTTCGCGCTCGCGGCCGGCGTCGCGACGCATCGCGTGGACAGTCGTGCCACCCGCGCGGACGAGGGCGCGCGCGTGAAGACGCTAATTGTGCACGCGCCGTGCTCCGATGCTGGCGTTCCAGCTCTAACGAGCGACGAGAATAATGTTACGAATCTATGTCCTCATTGACTGCCATTTCCTAAAGTTACCCTCCGCTTTATAATTACACAATATACATTTATCGTAGAAGATCAGAGACAGCTCGTcgtacgttctctctctcggctAATACGTAAAAATAATGACTCGATCACGGACCTCGCGAAGTGCTCGTTCATCGGTCGCTCTACCACTTTCGAGCAGAATCTAAGAATGAATAGAAGCCCGGTCATGCTCCGGGCTACGTCATTCAGTCGTGAATTCGTCGGTGATATTCGATTCGTGTTCACCCTGTCAATTAAAAGATGATGCGATCGTATCGGTGCTCGTCGGCTGCCGTCGAAACGGAATAATTCGTCAGTGTCTGTTAAAGAAGCGACGGTACGATACGATCCGCGTATGTCCGTTCCGTTAAAACCGTGACAAACAGAAGCGGAAACAGAGACTTCGTCGTCGCTCCGGTCCCCGGTGCCGTCGAGCCAATTATTAAACATTGAACCCATGCGTCCGCGGAACCGTTCCAACTTTGAATTTCCGTCTCGATCCAGGTCGCTTCGAGACTGTGTCCGAGAAACGCATACCTtaagtataaatatattttacagtTCTAACAGTGCGAGTGCGACGCTTGAAACCGAAAACAAAGTCTGACCCGATCCTTTCGCGCGTCACTTTCTTCGTGCCCGCGAGAACGAAAGCGTTATTGCTTCGATACGATAAACTTCTCGATTTAAAACGAACGACTAACATTCCCGAGACTCTGTCAGAAATTGTCCCGAGAACGTTGTTGCACACAGCTAGGGTTACGGTACCAACAGGACGCAAAGGGTTGAACAACCGCGCAACAATAAAACAGAAAGATTCGGTCATCGAACAATGGACGCAAACTTTTTCCTCCTCTATTCGTGACCGGCAGCATTCCGTCGGAGAGCACGGCCGTGTGTTTCTCAGCGGGTGAACCACCCCGAAAGCGAGTATCGCGGACGAAAGAGCACCCCGCACAACGAATCGCGTTACACGGAAACAATTAAATAAACCTGTCTCTGTAATCGATAAACCCTACGCGCGTCGAAGCCTCGCgtccactctttctctctctcactctctctttttctctctccctctctctgttgTCCGCGAGGCGATACATTCTAATCCCCCAACCCCCGAACGCCGGGACACTCTCCGGCGGCCGGAAGCGAAAGGGAGAATCCCCAGTCGGAGGGATTCTAGTGGAAGAGCAAACAGACGGACGCGCGGAAACGGTCGGTTCGTCGTTGGATCAAACTGTACAAATACCTACGCGCGTCCCTGTCGCGTCCTCGAGCGGATTTCCGTGCCGGGGTCCGTCAGAGTCCATCCCCTGGCCCGATAGACGGCGGATCTTCGCGTGGTCGACGACGAGAccgacaacgaggacaacggtGCCCGTCTATACTAGACGAAGTAAGTACGAGGATTGGTCGGATGCGTGAGCACCTCGCCAGGAGGTGCGGTGGGCACCACCGGCGGTTCCGGTATGGTGCTGTAAAGATGGCTGCCTCTGGATGAGAGGCTGGCTGGCCTGGCGCTTCCGGTGTGGAGCGCGCTGTACCCGCTGTGCTGGTGCTGATGCTGGTGCTGGTGCTCCGCGCCGCTGTCCTCGTCCTCGGTCCTGCTGGACGCCGAGCTGACATAGGTGGACTGCGTGGGCGTGGGCGTGGGTGCGTGCACCGGTGCGACCAAAACGCCATTAGGCTTGGTCCACACGTCGCCGGCGGACGGGGCCGCGGTGTAGCGGGCCGGCGTGCGATTTCGGTCGTTCACCTTCTTGCTGTCCCGCCGTTTGCCGACCGAGTCTGGCATGGCGAACCGCAGCTTCTCCCAGAACCTCTTCTCGCCCCACATCACGACCGTGCAGGTCTGCAGAAGCAGCTGGAGCTCGGGATCGCGGGCGGGCGCCTCGGTGGCCAACAGCACCACCACTCGCCTCTTCCTGGAGCTGGGTCTGATGTTCTCCAGCGCTGTCCTAAGGGCGGCCCGGAACTCGGCGTGCTGCCACTCGTTCGCCAGGAAGACCGGCGAGAAGATGATCACGATGCGTCTGGCGGCCGCGGCGGCCGGCGGGACCGCCTCTTGCGGCCTGGCCGGCGGCAAGTCTCGCCAGTGCAGACAAAGGGCCAGGCCGGATTGCTCGAGCTCGGCTGCCAGGAACCTGGAGACAAAGTCCTCGTCCCGCTCGCTGTAGACTATGTAACCGTCGTAGAGGCGGTCCCTCTCCTCGTCCGGCGGCGTGGTCATCTTGCCAAGTCGTAGACCGTAACGGGCGTGCGCCCATAGACGCACGTCCTGCCGGAAAGCGAAGGCCAACGCGACGAACAGGCAGATCGCGATCACAGCCACCAAGGCGCCGGCTAAAAGCGGCACAAAGTTGCCACCCAGCAGAGGGATTTCCTGAATGCCGCGGCTGACGGCCTCCGTGGACGGATCGCCGCAACGCTTCATAGCTTGCGCGAGGGTCTCGACGCCGTCGCGGCAGTACATCTTCTCCGGATCGCCGCGGTGCTCGGCGAGCCATCCCCGCAATTTCGCGGCGTTGCCGCACTCGCAGCTCCAAGTGTTCCCTTCGAGGGCGACCTTCGCTTTGTCCCCGACGCTCGGCAACGCGTCCCACGGCCGGAAGTCGACGATGCGGTTGCTGTCCAGCCGCAACACCTCCAGGCTCTGCATCTTGCGGAAGGTCGTGTTGCCGACGGCCGCGATCGCGTTGTGATCCAGATACAGCTCGGACATACGTTCCAGCTGATCGAACTCGAATCCCCTCAGCTCCCTCAACGAGTTGTCCTCGAGATGGAGAACTCGGAGCGCTCTCACGCCGTTGAACGTGCAATTGTGCAACGCCGCGATCCCGCTGTTGTTCAGATACAACACCTCCAGCTGACGCTTGCCGATGAACACGTGGCTGGCCAGCTCGCCGAGATCGTTCCCGTCCAGATAGATCTCGGTCGCGTCCATGGGAATCTGCTCCGGTACGTGTTTGTAGCCGGCGTTCGAGCAGTCGACCACGTTGCTCGACCAGCTGTGGTCGTGGTAACAGGAACAATTGTCCGGGCAGGTCATCTCGCAGTCGCACGCGTCGAAGTCGCAACAATGGCATAGCGCGAAACAATGCGCGTCGTATCGGCAGAGGAAGTCCTTCGGCTTCAGGGAGAGCAGCGGTCGGCGAGGtgtcgcgcgcgcgtgcaccaTTTCGCACGTGACCGACTTCAGGTCCATTACCCGAGGATGCTGGCGCAGACGGGCCATCTCGTTGATCCTCGGCAACCATTCCATGCTGCAGTTGCACACAATCGGATTGTTCCCTATGTAGAACTCCGGCAGCTCCGCGTCGTCCGGCACCGTCTGCAGCGTCAGGGCGGCCAGCTCGAGATGCTTTATCTCGTTCCCGTACAACACCACTTTCTCCAGGTTGGTTTTCTGCAGGAACGTACCGCCGCCGATCTTACCTATCTTGTTGTCGTTCAGGAACAACGTTTCCACGCTGTCCGGCACGTTCGCGTCCGAGATCTCCAAGATCTGGTTGTAGCTCGCGTCCAGCATCTTTATAGACAACGTGTTCCGCAACATGTAATAATCCGCGAGCTCGCTTATCTGATTCGCGTGTATGTCCAGCCATTCTATGCTGCTCGGCAGATAGCTGTAGTCGAACCGGACCAGCTTATTGTCGGACACGTTCAGCCAGACCAGGGACGAGAGGCTGGTGAACGCGCCGCGGATATCGATCAGCTGGTTTCCGTCCAATCGGATCGCCCGTAACGCCGGGTTACTCGCGAACGCGCTCTGCTCCACGTGACGGATGTAATTGTTCGCCAGGTTCAGCACTTGCAGCGAGGGCAACGCGGCGAACGCCTCCCGGGTCACGTTCTCCAGCCTGTTGTCCACCAGCCGCAGACCGTACAGCTCTCTCAAACCGGCGAACGAGTCGTTCTCGATTCTGGACACGTGGTTGCTGCCGAGGTCGAGGGTCTTCAGCGAGTGGAGCGCGCGTACCGCGTGCGGCACCTCCGTTAGATTGTTTCCGGTGAGAGAAAGGTCCTGGAGGTCGGTCAGATTGTCGAACACATGACGATGCACCGTGTTCAATCTATTCGTGTCGAGGAACAGCTGGCCGAGAGTGGCCAGGCCGATCGTGTGCGACGGATCGAACCTGGCAATTCTGTTGTTCGATAAAGCCAGCGAGTGCAGATTCGTCAGAGAACCGAAACACCCGTCCACCAGGGTCTCGATGTCGTTGTTCTCGAGCTTCAGAATCTGCAGGCTGTACAGGCTCTTGAACACATGGCCGTCGATTCTCGTCAGCCTGTTGAAGGAGAGATCGAGGCTGACGAGGCGGACCAGCCTGGAGAACGTGTCCCGATTCACCCAGCGGTTCGTCAATTGGTTGTTGCTGATGTCGAGCAATTGTAGCTCGATCAGATTATCCAACAGTCCCGGTGCCAGAACGGCCAAAGAGTTGTTGCTCAGTATCAAGTCCCTCAACTCCTTGGTCCTGGAGAAAAGTTCGGGCGGAAGGGCGACCAATCTGTTGCTGGACATGTTCAGCAAACGGAGCGCGGTCAGTCCGGCGAGCGCGTGATCGTCCACGATCGTGATCACGTTCTCCTGCAGCTTCAGCACCGTTAGGCTCCTGAGATTGCTGAGCGTGCGGTCCGGCAGGGCGGTGATGTCGTTGCAGCTCAGATCGAGCACCTCGAGGCTCGGCGTGCACGACTCG is from Megalopta genalis isolate 19385.01 chromosome 12, iyMegGena1_principal, whole genome shotgun sequence and encodes:
- the LOC117217435 gene encoding toll-like receptor Tollo, with the translated sequence MEASRCSVTVLGIVWCLVLNCGPALGRSITSLEAPSGCEWKKDGDDGEKELECKVRTIANVPGLIGNLSDIQEDSISSLALNCSDVLFFESQIDDPHGFLSPLPRLEKLRVDNCKIRYLPGGVFASAHNLRSLAVRTRNGDWSAMTLEMHRDSLRGLSSLQHLDLSENNLWTLPSELLCPVRFLSSLNLTRNKLQDIVSLGFSDMVESCTPSLEVLDLSCNDITALPDRTLSNLRSLTVLKLQENVITIVDDHALAGLTALRLLNMSSNRLVALPPELFSRTKELRDLILSNNSLAVLAPGLLDNLIELQLLDISNNQLTNRWVNRDTFSRLVRLVSLDLSFNRLTRIDGHVFKSLYSLQILKLENNDIETLVDGCFGSLTNLHSLALSNNRIARFDPSHTIGLATLGQLFLDTNRLNTVHRHVFDNLTDLQDLSLTGNNLTEVPHAVRALHSLKTLDLGSNHVSRIENDSFAGLRELYGLRLVDNRLENVTREAFAALPSLQVLNLANNYIRHVEQSAFASNPALRAIRLDGNQLIDIRGAFTSLSSLVWLNVSDNKLVRFDYSYLPSSIEWLDIHANQISELADYYMLRNTLSIKMLDASYNQILEISDANVPDSVETLFLNDNKIGKIGGGTFLQKTNLEKVVLYGNEIKHLELAALTLQTVPDDAELPEFYIGNNPIVCNCSMEWLPRINEMARLRQHPRVMDLKSVTCEMVHARATPRRPLLSLKPKDFLCRYDAHCFALCHCCDFDACDCEMTCPDNCSCYHDHSWSSNVVDCSNAGYKHVPEQIPMDATEIYLDGNDLGELASHVFIGKRQLEVLYLNNSGIAALHNCTFNGVRALRVLHLEDNSLRELRGFEFDQLERMSELYLDHNAIAAVGNTTFRKMQSLEVLRLDSNRIVDFRPWDALPSVGDKAKVALEGNTWSCECGNAAKLRGWLAEHRGDPEKMYCRDGVETLAQAMKRCGDPSTEAVSRGIQEIPLLGGNFVPLLAGALVAVIAICLFVALAFAFRQDVRLWAHARYGLRLGKMTTPPDEERDRLYDGYIVYSERDEDFVSRFLAAELEQSGLALCLHWRDLPPARPQEAVPPAAAAARRIVIIFSPVFLANEWQHAEFRAALRTALENIRPSSRKRRVVVLLATEAPARDPELQLLLQTCTVVMWGEKRFWEKLRFAMPDSVGKRRDSKKVNDRNRTPARYTAAPSAGDVWTKPNGVLVAPVHAPTPTPTQSTYVSSASSRTEDEDSGAEHQHQHQHQHSGYSALHTGSARPASLSSRGSHLYSTIPEPPVVPTAPPGEVLTHPTNPRTYFV